The following proteins are encoded in a genomic region of Cydia fagiglandana chromosome 26, ilCydFagi1.1, whole genome shotgun sequence:
- the LOC134677262 gene encoding zinc finger protein 225-like: MNTIQEETSNPSLKLLSCRACLATDIKLFNIYENKLAEAFAHITGSPVLLSDGLPQHLCSYCRSTLLKCRVFRARSLRAQHCLRAVPLQIELTTDYIRTIDRHSHQLIYLTQTRVETTDYRDILEVDVKKEESDIDNFIPESDDLKIEYEIKDKIDEGIDNGDFSDDNTEQIFVATNPVRDVKVRKGRKKKTKAEEKRVKKKIKKRTSDNDYLPDFDFAKFESSYSVEIIALTKEQQLEEIRARKQSANYQYAAYKCEECGKGFMANDAYNNHKIRHSPSMGAHACEICLVRFKRQSRRQEHQDLHRLKFLCKECSFVSRNRYQAKKHFEWHSGKIHVCKHCGASFTKSSTYLSHVRLQHPAMNVACDVCGETFVGRLGLLQHKSRAHQVGSPCEGVSSTHLSHVRLQHPAMNVACDVCGETFVGRLGLLQHKSRAHQVGSPCEGVSSTHLSHVRLQHPAMNVACDVCGETFVGRLGLLQHKSRAHQVGSPCEGVSSTHLSHVRLQHPAMNVACDVCGETFVGRLGLLQHKSRAHQVGSPCEGVSSTHLSHVRLQHPAMNVACDVCGETFVGRLGLLQHKSRAHQVGSPCEGVSSTHLSHVRLQHPAMNVACDVCGETFVGRLGLLQHKSRAHQVGSPSSCDECGMRRVRRDVRGTTGTVATQVTSTPGRVAV, encoded by the exons ATGAATACAATTCAAGAAGAAACCTCTAATCCTTCGTTAAAGCTGCTAAGCTGTCGAGCTTGCCTAGCTACCGATATTAAATTGTTTAATATATACGAAAACAAACTCGCTGAAGCTTTTGCTCATATCACAGGGAGTCCC GTGCTCTTATCAGACGGGTTGCCGCAGCACTTATGCAGCTACTGTCGTAGCACTCTGCTCAAATGCAGAGTGTTCAGGGCCCGGAGCCTCCGTGCACAGCATTGCCTTAGGGCAGTCCCTTTGCAAATTGAG CTAACCACAGACTATATCAGAACCATAGACCGCCACTCTCACCAGCTCATCTACTTAACACAAACAAGAGTCGAGACCACAGACTATAGAGATATCCTTGAAGTGGATGTAAAAAAAGAAGAGTCAGACATAGACAATTTCATCCCAGAGTCTGATGATTTGAAAATAGAATATGAAATCAAAGATAAAATAGATGAAGGCATAGACAATGGAGATTTCAGTGATGATAATACAGAACAGATATTTGTAGCCACCAATCCGGTGAGAGATGTAAAAGTTAGAAAGGGAAGGAAGAAAAAAACGAAAGCAGAAGAGAAGAGAGTAAAAAAGAAGATAAAGAAGAGGACGTCAGATAATGATTATTTGCCAGATTTCGATTTTGCCAAGTTTGAAAGTAGTTATAGTGTTGAAATTATTGCTTTAACAAAG GAGCAACAATTAGAGGAGATTCGGGCGCGCAAGCAGAGCGCCAACTACCAGTACGCGGCGTACAAGTGCGAGGAGTGCGGGAAGGGGTTCATGGCCAACGACGCTTATAACAACCACAAGATACGGCACAGCCCG AGCATGGGCGCGCACGCGTGCGAGATCTGCCTGGTGCGGTTCAAGCGGCAATCTCGCCGCCAGGAGCACCAGGACCTGCACCGGCTCAAGTTCCTCTGTAAGGAGTGCAGCTTCGTATCTAGGAACAG GTATCAAGCGAAGAAGCATTTCGAGTGGCACTCTGGCAAGATCCACGTCTGCAAACACTGCGGTGCCAGTTTTAC CAAGAGTTCAACATACTTGTCGCACGTGCGGCTCCAGCATCCTGCGATGAATGTGGCATGCGACGTGTGCGGCGAGACGTTCGTGGGACGACTGGGACTGTTGCAACACAAGTCACGAGCACACCAGGtagggtcgccatgtgagggAGTTAGCTCGACACACTTGTCGCACGTGCGGCTCCAGCATCCTGCGATGAATGTGGCATGCGACGTGTGCGGCGAGACGTTCGTGGGACGACTGGGACTGTTGCAACACAAGTCACGAGCACACCAGGTAGGGTCGCCGTGTGAGGGAGTTAGCTCGACACACTTGTCGCACGTGCGCCTCCAGCATCCTGCGATGAATGTGGCATGCGACGTGTGCGGCGAGACGTTCGTGGGACGACTGGGACTGTTGCAACACAAGTCACGAGCACACCAGGtagggtcgccatgtgagggAGTTAGCTCGACACACTTGTCGCACGTGCGGCTCCAGCATCCTGCGATGAATGTGGCATGCGACGTGTGCGGCGAGACGTTCGTGGGACGACTGGGACTGTTGCAACACAAGTCACGAGCACACCAGGTAGGGTCGCCGTGTGAGGGAGTTAGCTCGACACACTTGTCGCACGTGCGCCTCCAGCATCCTGCGATGAATGTGGCATGCGACGTGTGCGGCGAGACGTTCGTGGGACGACTGGGACTGTTGCAACACAAGTCACGAGCACACCAGGTAGGGTCGCCGTGTGAGGGAGTTAGCTCGACACACTTGTCGCACGTGCGCCTCCAGCATCCTGCGATGAATGTGGCATGCGACGTGTGCGGCGAGACGTTCGTGGGACGACTGGGACTGTTGCAACACAAGTCACGAGCACACCAGGtagggtcgccat CATCCTGCGATGAATGTGGCATGCGACGTGTGCGGCGAGACGTTCGTGGGACGACTGGGACTGTTGCAACACAAGTCACGAGCACACCAGGTAGGGTCGCCGTGTGA
- the LOC134677572 gene encoding zinc finger protein 79-like — translation MNVACDVCGETFVGRLGLLQHKSRAHQVTVVKAESRCAECGAQFESAEALTRHTPCDPHARPCLVCGETLSTEDELQAHAKERHSMDQFKCVQCDKTFASSKSYEVHHQRVHLNVRWRKSREQRARRTHTDPPKRKEAMCEVCGKACESNAALVYHQRSHTGERPYKCAQCPKSFTMPQALINHQLVHSDERPYACSACPKAFKQKVALQLHSRVHTGERPYKCSLCDSSFKQGPHLRTHVKLMHHAPERRPRRKP, via the exons ATGAATGTGGCATGCGACGTGTGCGGCGAGACGTTCGTGGGACGACTGGGGTTACTACAACACAAGTCACGAGCGCATCAG GTGACAGTGGTGAAGGCGGAGTCTCGCTGCGCGGAGTGCGGCGCGCAGTTCGAGAGCGCGGAGGCGCTGACCAGACACACCCCCTGCGACCCACATGCCAG ACCCTGTCTGGTGTGTGGCGAGACATTGTCGACAGAAGATGAATTACAAGCACACGCCAAGGAACGACACAGCATGGATCAATTCAAATGTGTACAG TGTGACAAAACATTCGCCAGCTCTAAATCGTACGAGGTGCACCACCAGCGCGTGCACCTCAACGTGCGCTGGCGCAAGTCGCGCGAGCAGCGAGCGCGGCGCACTCACACTGACCCGCCCAAGCGCAAGGAGGCCATGTGCGAGGTGTGCGGCAAGGCGTGCGAG TCGAACGCAGCGTTGGTGTACCACCAGCGCTCCCACACGGGCGAGCGGCCCTACAAGTGCGCGCAGTGCCCCAAGTCCTTCACAATGCCGCAGGCCCTCATA AATCACCAGCTGGTGCACTCGGACGAGCGACCGTACGCGTGCTCCGCGTGCCCGAAGGCCTTCAAGCAGAAAGTGGCGCTGCAACTGCACAGCCgg GTCCACACCGGCgagcgtccatacaaatgttcGCTATGCGACAGTTCGTTCAAGCAGGGCCCTCACCTCCGCACCCACGTCAAGCTGATGCACCACGCGCCGGAGCGCCGGCCGCGACGCAAGCCCTAG